TCGACCGGCAGGACGTCAGCAGGATAGCCAGCCTGCGCCAGTGCAGCGCGCAACTGCTCCGCATCGCTGCTTTGCTGCAGCGATGCAAGCTGCACATACCAGCGCCCGTCGCGGCTCTGCACGCCGCTGCCTGGCTGCAACTCGGTCTCTGGCGCCAGCTGTTGCACCGTTGGCAGGTCGAACGTGAGTGTTTCCGCCGCGCTTGCGCCCGCGGTCAGCGAAACGCCCTGCAGGGGTGATTCCAGCCTGATCGGATCCGCCGCTCCCGGTGCGGTGACTTCGATACTGCCTTCGAGCAGCACGACAAAATGTCGGTCCGGGCCGGACTTGCCCCAGATATCCGTGCCGCGGATGCCCGCCGTCACGGCGCCGAAGCGTACATCGACGCTGCGCTTTTGTTGCTTGCCAACCAGCTGCGTGGTGAAGCGGAAGGCGCCCTTCAGGACATTCAGCGTTGCCTGGAAAATGCCCGCTGGCTGTTCGCTGTCGACCGCCTTGCCGGATTCGGCCTCGCTCACCGCTGGCGTGGCTGCCGCGCGAACGACGGGCTGTACCAGCTCCTCGGTGGCCAGGCTGGCCTCTTCGCCGAGCTTGAGCAGCGATCCTTCACTGAGCTCGGCCTGGATGCGGCCACCAGGACCCGTCCGCAGAACGTCGCCGGCTTGCAGCAACACGCCGGGCTCCAGGGCTTCTCGTTCGCCATTCCGCTCGATCCAGGCGGGCGACTGCAGCGAGGCAATCACCGAATCGGCAGGCAGCGTGGCAGCGGCAGGCCATGCAACAGCCGCCAGCAGCAGCAGGGTCGACAATCTGATCGTGAAGGACATGCGATTCTCCAATGGATCGAGGGTAAGACTGGAACAGACCCGGCAAGGGCCACGAACATTTCAGCCAACGGCAGGAAACCAGGCGCCCGCCCCTGGAGTCACCGACTTACGACCAGCCTGGCAAGGCCTCGGCATGGTGGCAGGCAACCTGGTGTCCACCGCCCAGGTCCCGCAGGGCCGGTGTCTCGTCCTCGCATTGCGGGGTGGCGAAACGGCAGCGTGGTGCAAACGGGCAGGCGGCTCCAGCCATTGCCGCCACATCGATCGGCCTCGCATCCGGTGGCGGCTGGGTGTGCCGGTCCGGAGGCAGCACGGCGCGCAACAGTTCGCGCGTGTAAGGGTGTGCCGGATGTTCGAAAAGCTGCTCGCGACTGGCCGCCTCGACGATGCGGCCACGGTACATAACCATGACATCATGGCAGAGGTAACGCACCGCCGTCATGTCGTGCGCAATGAACAGGAAGGCGAGACCGGAATCCTGCTGCAGGCTGGCCAGCAATTCGAGAATCTGGCCGCGGATCGACATGTCGAGGGCGCTGACCGGCTCGTCCAGCACGACCAGCGCGGGCGAACTGACCAGTGCACGACCGATACCGACACGCTGGCATTGCCCGCCGGACAGTTCGTGCGGGTAGCGATCGAGGTATTCTTCGTCCAGGCCGACGCGGCGCAGGATGCGCGTGACGCGCTGCTGCTGCTCGTCGGGTGCATCATGCGGCCGATGCACGCGCAGCGGTTCCAGCAGGCTCTGGCGCACCGTCAGTCCGGGATCCAGCGATGCCAGCGGATCCTGGAACACGGCCTGCAGCTGGCGGCGTGCCTGGCGCAAGGCGCCGCCATCCAGTGCCAGCCAGTCCTGGCCGCAGAATCGAACGTCGCCCGTGCACTCTTCAAGCCGCAGGATGGCACGCGCCAGTGATGACTTGCCGCAGCCGGATTCGCCGACCAGCCCGAGGGTTCGACCGGCAGGCAGTGCAAAACTGACGTCATCGACAGCCACCAGGCGATGCCGACCGCTACCGTAAGTCACGCCAAGCTTCTCCACTTCCAGGAGATTGCTGCGCTCAGTCATCCTCGACCTCCATGGCATCAGCCTCTGCCACCCGGTGGCAAGCCACGTGATGACCGGGCGCCACTTCCTGCCACGGCAAGGGCTGCTGGCAGGTATTGATGACCTGCGGACAGCGCGCGGCAAAAGGACAACCCGGTGGCGAATGGGTCGGGCGCGGCGGCTGGCCGGGTATCGGCCGTGGCAAGTCACCGGTAAGGCGCGGTGCGGCGGCCAGCAAGGCCCGGCTGTAAGGGTGCCGTGGCGCCGCAAAGAAATCCTCCGCACTGGCCGCTTCCATGACCCGACCGCCATACATCACCACCACCCGGCGGGCCAGGCGTGCAACGACACCGAGATCATGCGTGATCAGGACCAGGGAGAAGCCGAGCTCGGCTTGCAGTTGCTGCAGCAGGTCGAGCACCTGCCGCTGGACCGTGACATCGAGAGCCGTGGTCGGCTCATCGGCAATCAGCAAGCGCGGCCTGGCCAGCAAGGCCATCGCCAGCATGACGCGCTGCTGCTGGCCGCCGGAAAGCTGGTGCGGATATTGTGAGAAGCGCTTGGCCGGCTCGCGCAGGCGCACGGCTTCGAGCATGTCGAGCACGGCCTGTCGGGCACTGCCCCGCTGGCTGTCGGCATCCGCCTGGATCACTTCCAGCAACTGCTTGCCGATGGTCAGGTAGGGATTCAGGGCGGTCATGGGATCCTGG
The Gammaproteobacteria bacterium DNA segment above includes these coding regions:
- a CDS encoding SPOR domain-containing protein; translated protein: MSFTIRLSTLLLLAAVAWPAAATLPADSVIASLQSPAWIERNGEREALEPGVLLQAGDVLRTGPGGRIQAELSEGSLLKLGEEASLATEELVQPVVRAAATPAVSEAESGKAVDSEQPAGIFQATLNVLKGAFRFTTQLVGKQQKRSVDVRFGAVTAGIRGTDIWGKSGPDRHFVVLLEGSIEVTAPGAADPIRLESPLQGVSLTAGASAAETLTFDLPTVQQLAPETELQPGSGVQSRDGRWYVQLASLQQSSDAEQLRAALAQAGYPADVLPVDLDGRRYHRVGLGRLLSAADARAVGEQLTGRFGIEGFWVLRR
- a CDS encoding ABC transporter ATP-binding protein gives rise to the protein MTERSNLLEVEKLGVTYGSGRHRLVAVDDVSFALPAGRTLGLVGESGCGKSSLARAILRLEECTGDVRFCGQDWLALDGGALRQARRQLQAVFQDPLASLDPGLTVRQSLLEPLRVHRPHDAPDEQQQRVTRILRRVGLDEEYLDRYPHELSGGQCQRVGIGRALVSSPALVVLDEPVSALDMSIRGQILELLASLQQDSGLAFLFIAHDMTAVRYLCHDVMVMYRGRIVEAASREQLFEHPAHPYTRELLRAVLPPDRHTQPPPDARPIDVAAMAGAACPFAPRCRFATPQCEDETPALRDLGGGHQVACHHAEALPGWS
- a CDS encoding ABC transporter ATP-binding protein — translated: MLLDIRKLNVRFAMQGGTVHAVNGASLQVAHDDIVAVVGESGSGKSQTFLALTGLAGGNAEVRGEAWFESRNLLALSPKVMRGVRGRQIAYVFQDPMTALNPYLTIGKQLLEVIQADADSQRGSARQAVLDMLEAVRLREPAKRFSQYPHQLSGGQQQRVMLAMALLARPRLLIADEPTTALDVTVQRQVLDLLQQLQAELGFSLVLITHDLGVVARLARRVVVMYGGRVMEAASAEDFFAAPRHPYSRALLAAAPRLTGDLPRPIPGQPPRPTHSPPGCPFAARCPQVINTCQQPLPWQEVAPGHHVACHRVAEADAMEVEDD